Part of the Paenibacillus antri genome is shown below.
GAGCGGATGGACGATTACTTCCGGCGGGCGGAAGCCGAGCGGCTTCGGCCGGGTCGGATGGTCTCGGAATAACGAAGGAGGACGGCAGCCATGATTACGATCAAAAAGACGAAGCTTACGGTGAAGCGGGAGCCGCTGCTCGCGCCGTTCGGGTTCAAGGGCGGCTTCGTGGACGAACTGTGGCAGACGACCGTCGCCATGGAGGACGAGGAGGGGCGCGTCGGAGAAGGACTGTCCGTCCAGAGCGTCCTATGGTCCGATCCGCGGGTGTACGCCGAGTGGGGGCACGAGCGAGGCAATGCTTTCATGAGGGACATCGCGCTGCATGCGCTGTCGGCGGTCGCAGGCGTTCGCTATGAAACCCCTCTCGACTTGTTGGACGCGCTTACGGGCTCCGCCCGCGCGTACGCGACCCGGCAGTGGACCGGGAAGCCGCTGCGGGGAACCTTCGCGCTGAACGCGCTGGTCGCGGCGGATCATGCCGCTTGGGCGCTGCTCAGCCGGCGGCGTCCGGGCGAGCGGTTCGTCGAACTGATCCCGGAGGCGTACCGCGCCGGCTTGACCTGGCGCCACGAACGAATCGCTTCGGCGCCTGTCGTTTCGTACGGGATGACCGACGCCGACGTCGAGGCGCTGCTGGACGACGGATCCTTCGTGCTGAAGATCAAGCTGGGCTCCGATCCCGAAGCCGACGGCGATCCGGAGAAGATGTTGGCGTGGGACATCGAGCGGCTTCGCGCGGTTCACCGCCTCGCCGGCGAGCGGGAATGCCCGCACACGGCGAACGGATCCATCGCCTATTACCTCGACATCAACGGCCGGTACGGCACGAAGGAGCAGCTGTGGCGGTTGGTCGAAGCGGCGGACCGCATGGGAGCGCTCGAACGCATCCTGCTCCTCGAGGAACCGTTCCCCGAGGAGGTGCGGGAGAGCGTCGCCGACATTCCCGTACGGGTCGTCGCCGACGAGAGCGTGCACGGGGAGGAAGACGCGCTGGAGCGCATCCGGCTGGGCTACGGCGCGTTCGCGTTGAAGCCCGTCGCGAAGACGATGAGCCTGAGCCTGAAGATCGCGAAGCTGGCCGGCGAGCGGGGCATCCCGTGCTTC
Proteins encoded:
- a CDS encoding enolase C-terminal domain-like protein, which gives rise to MITIKKTKLTVKREPLLAPFGFKGGFVDELWQTTVAMEDEEGRVGEGLSVQSVLWSDPRVYAEWGHERGNAFMRDIALHALSAVAGVRYETPLDLLDALTGSARAYATRQWTGKPLRGTFALNALVAADHAAWALLSRRRPGERFVELIPEAYRAGLTWRHERIASAPVVSYGMTDADVEALLDDGSFVLKIKLGSDPEADGDPEKMLAWDIERLRAVHRLAGERECPHTANGSIAYYLDINGRYGTKEQLWRLVEAADRMGALERILLLEEPFPEEVRESVADIPVRVVADESVHGEEDALERIRLGYGAFALKPVAKTMSLSLKIAKLAGERGIPCFCADLTGSPVMVDWNKNLAALLPPLPGLTMGLIETNGRQNYREWEAMKRRHPAPDGGWIPEERGIFRLGSDFYEQSGGVFALGDIRPVP